Proteins encoded by one window of Bradyrhizobium sp. B097:
- a CDS encoding hybrid sensor histidine kinase/response regulator has product MDDLLREFLTESSESLDTVDNQLVQFEQDPNNAKILDNIFRLVHTIKGTCGFLGLPRLEALAHAGETLMGKFRDGMPVKAEAVTLILSSIDRIKEILGGLEATEAEPEGNDRDLIDQLEAMVERGMAAMAAGETAPEDMPVVESPSVQAAMTEGTLVVQTLERPLRPGEVSLDELERAFRETEIEAAAPAPAPVAKPAAAVPAAEPAEAAKKPARKAATEDVQEGDKIANQSIRVNVDTLEHLMTMVSELVLTRNQLLEISRRNEDTEFKVPLQRLSNVTAELQEGVMKTRMQPIGNAWQKLPRIVRDLSGELGKQIELEMHGADTELDRQVLDLIKDPLTHMVRNSADHGLETTAERVASGKPEQGTIRLSAYHEGGHIIICIADNGRGLNTERIKAKALQNGLVTEAELEKMTEAQIHKFIFAPGFSTAAQVTSVSGRGVGMDVVRTNIDQIGGTIDIKSVAGEGASVTIKIPLTLAIVSALIVEAGGDRFAIPQLSVVELVRARANSEHRIERIKDTAVLRLRNKLLPLIHLKKLLKIDDGATSDAENGFIVVTQVGSQTFGIVVDGVFHTEEIVVKPMSTKLRHIDMFSGNTILGDGAVIMIIDPNGIAKALGASGSSAHDMADDNAAAHASSGEQLTSLLVFRAGSSQPKAVPLGLVTRLEEIATDKIELSNGRYMVQYREQLMPLVQMAGVEVQTQGSQPILVFADDGRSMGLVVDEIIDIVEERLNIEVAGSQDGILGSAVIKGQATEVIDVGHFLPMAFADWFSRKEMRPSASAQSVLLVDDSAFFRNMLAPVLKAAGYKVRTAPNAQEGLAALRSGQAFDVVLTDIEMPEMNGFEFAENIRSDHNLIGLPIIALSAMVSPAAIERGRQAGFHDYVAKFDRPGLIAALKEQTAELRRAA; this is encoded by the coding sequence ATGGACGATCTGTTGCGCGAGTTCCTGACGGAGAGCAGCGAGAGCCTGGACACGGTCGACAACCAGCTGGTGCAGTTCGAGCAGGATCCGAACAACGCGAAGATCCTGGATAACATTTTCCGCCTTGTGCACACGATCAAGGGGACCTGCGGCTTCCTCGGGCTGCCGCGGCTGGAAGCGCTGGCGCATGCCGGCGAGACCCTGATGGGCAAATTCCGCGACGGCATGCCGGTGAAGGCGGAAGCCGTGACGCTGATCCTGTCCTCGATCGACCGCATCAAGGAGATCCTTGGCGGGCTCGAGGCGACCGAGGCCGAGCCTGAGGGCAACGACCGCGATCTGATCGATCAACTCGAAGCGATGGTCGAGCGCGGCATGGCGGCCATGGCTGCCGGTGAGACTGCTCCTGAAGACATGCCTGTCGTTGAATCTCCATCCGTGCAGGCAGCAATGACCGAAGGCACACTGGTGGTGCAGACGCTGGAGCGTCCGCTGCGTCCGGGCGAGGTCTCGCTCGACGAGCTCGAGCGCGCCTTCCGCGAGACCGAGATTGAAGCCGCAGCGCCGGCGCCCGCGCCGGTCGCCAAGCCTGCCGCTGCGGTGCCCGCAGCCGAGCCGGCCGAGGCCGCAAAGAAGCCGGCCCGCAAGGCCGCCACCGAGGATGTCCAGGAAGGCGACAAGATCGCCAACCAGTCGATCCGGGTCAACGTCGACACCCTCGAACACCTGATGACCATGGTCTCCGAGCTGGTCCTGACCCGCAACCAGCTCTTGGAGATCTCAAGGCGCAACGAGGACACCGAGTTCAAGGTGCCGTTGCAGCGGCTCTCCAACGTCACCGCCGAGCTGCAGGAAGGCGTCATGAAGACGCGGATGCAGCCGATCGGCAATGCTTGGCAGAAGCTGCCGCGCATCGTCCGCGATCTCTCCGGCGAACTCGGCAAGCAGATCGAGCTGGAGATGCACGGCGCCGACACCGAGCTCGACCGCCAGGTGCTCGACCTGATCAAGGATCCGTTGACGCACATGGTGCGCAACTCCGCCGATCATGGCCTCGAGACCACCGCCGAGCGGGTCGCTAGCGGCAAGCCCGAACAGGGCACCATTCGCCTCTCCGCCTATCACGAGGGCGGCCACATCATCATCTGCATCGCCGACAATGGCCGCGGGCTCAACACCGAGCGGATCAAGGCCAAGGCGCTCCAGAACGGTCTCGTCACCGAGGCCGAGCTCGAGAAGATGACCGAGGCCCAGATCCACAAGTTCATCTTCGCGCCGGGCTTCTCGACCGCCGCGCAGGTGACCTCGGTGTCCGGCCGCGGCGTCGGCATGGACGTGGTGCGCACCAATATCGACCAGATCGGCGGCACCATCGACATCAAGAGCGTGGCCGGCGAGGGCGCCTCCGTCACCATCAAGATCCCGCTGACCCTGGCGATCGTCTCCGCGCTGATCGTGGAAGCCGGCGGCGACCGCTTTGCCATCCCGCAGCTCTCGGTGGTCGAGCTGGTGCGGGCCCGCGCCAACTCCGAGCACCGCATCGAGCGGATCAAGGACACCGCAGTCTTGCGGCTGCGCAACAAGCTGCTGCCGCTGATCCACCTCAAGAAGCTCCTGAAGATCGACGACGGCGCCACCTCAGATGCCGAGAACGGCTTCATCGTGGTGACGCAAGTCGGCAGCCAGACCTTCGGCATCGTGGTCGACGGCGTGTTCCACACCGAGGAGATCGTGGTCAAGCCGATGTCGACCAAGCTGCGGCACATCGACATGTTCTCCGGCAACACCATTTTGGGCGATGGCGCCGTGATCATGATCATCGACCCCAACGGGATTGCCAAGGCGCTCGGCGCGTCCGGCTCCTCGGCCCATGACATGGCCGACGACAATGCCGCGGCGCATGCCTCGAGCGGCGAGCAGCTGACCTCGCTGCTGGTGTTCCGCGCCGGTTCCAGCCAACCCAAGGCGGTGCCGCTCGGCCTCGTTACCCGGCTGGAGGAGATCGCAACCGACAAGATCGAGCTCTCCAACGGACGCTACATGGTGCAGTACCGCGAGCAGCTGATGCCGCTGGTGCAGATGGCCGGCGTCGAGGTGCAGACGCAAGGGTCGCAGCCGATCCTGGTGTTCGCCGACGACGGCCGCTCGATGGGGCTCGTGGTCGACGAGATCATCGACATCGTCGAGGAGCGGCTCAACATCGAGGTCGCGGGCTCGCAGGACGGCATTTTGGGCTCGGCCGTGATCAAGGGCCAGGCCACCGAGGTGATCGACGTCGGCCACTTCCTCCCCATGGCGTTCGCCGACTGGTTCTCGCGCAAGGAGATGCGTCCGTCGGCCTCGGCGCAGTCGGTGCTGCTGGTCGACGACTCCGCGTTCTTCCGCAACATGCTGGCGCCGGTGCTCAAAGCCGCCGGCTACAAGGTGCGGACCGCGCCGAATGCCCAGGAAGGGCTCGCCGCGCTGCGCTCGGGACAGGCCTTCGACGTCGTGCTGACCGACATCGAGATGCCCGAGATGAACGGCTTCGAGTTCGCCGAGAACATCCGCAGTGACCACAACCTCATCGGGCTGCCGATCATCGCGCTGTCGGCGATGGTGTCGCCGGCGGCGATCGAGCGCGGCCGGCAGGCCGGCTTCCACGATTATGTCGCCAAGTTCGATCGTCCCGGGCTGATCGCGGCGCTGAAAGAGCAGACCGCCGAACTGCGCCGGGCCGCCTAG
- a CDS encoding chemotaxis protein CheW codes for MTSKIETSEGAMAEYVTAVIGGQLFGLPISRVQDVFMPERLTRVPLASSEIAGVLNLRGRIVTVVDMRARLGLPKADDGKPPMAVGVDLRGESYGLLIDQIGEVLRLPDDSRQDNPVNLDPRMARLAGGVHRLDGQLMVVLDVDRVLELVPKTAAAA; via the coding sequence ATGACGAGCAAGATCGAGACCAGTGAAGGCGCGATGGCCGAATACGTCACCGCGGTGATCGGCGGGCAGCTGTTCGGCCTGCCGATCTCGCGGGTGCAGGACGTGTTCATGCCGGAGCGGCTGACGCGGGTGCCGCTGGCCTCCAGCGAGATCGCCGGCGTGCTCAATCTGCGCGGCCGCATCGTCACCGTGGTCGACATGCGCGCCCGGCTCGGCCTGCCGAAGGCCGACGACGGCAAGCCGCCGATGGCGGTCGGCGTCGACCTGCGCGGTGAATCCTATGGCCTGCTGATCGACCAGATCGGCGAGGTGCTGCGGCTGCCCGACGACAGCCGCCAGGACAATCCGGTCAACCTCGATCCCCGCATGGCGAGGCTCGCCGGCGGCGTTCACCGCCTCGACGGCCAGCTCATGGTCGTCCTCGATGTCGATCGCGTGCTCGAACTGGTGCCCAAAACAGCAGCTGCAGCGTAA
- a CDS encoding response regulator, which translates to MKTCLVVDDSGVVRKIARRILEGMEFTVIEAEDGAVALEACKQALPDAVLLDWNMPVMDGFEFLVQLRRMAGGDVPKVVFCTTENGIDHISRALHAGANEYIMKPFDKDIVIAKFQEVGLLALDASAEA; encoded by the coding sequence ATGAAGACATGTCTTGTCGTCGACGATTCCGGTGTGGTGCGAAAGATCGCACGCCGCATCCTCGAAGGAATGGAATTCACCGTCATCGAAGCCGAGGACGGCGCGGTCGCGCTCGAAGCCTGCAAGCAGGCGCTGCCGGACGCGGTGCTGCTCGACTGGAACATGCCTGTCATGGACGGCTTCGAATTCCTCGTGCAGCTCCGGCGCATGGCGGGCGGTGACGTGCCGAAGGTGGTGTTCTGCACCACCGAGAACGGCATCGACCACATCTCGCGGGCGCTGCATGCCGGCGCCAACGAGTACATCATGAAGCCGTTCGACAAGGACATCGTGATCGCGAAATTCCAGGAAGTGGGTTTGCTGGCGCTCGATGCGTCTGCCGAAGCCTGA
- a CDS encoding protein-glutamate O-methyltransferase CheR has translation MTPPDYEYLRKLLKDHSGLDLSADKQYLIESRLLPLARKCGLSGIPDLIAKIRAGSSTHTVQVVEAMTTNETFFFRDKVPFDHFRDTIMPEVLKARAARRSVRIWCAAGSTGQEPYSLAMCLKEMGAALAGWRVEITATDLSQEVLEKSKAGIYSQFEVQRGLPIQLLVKYFKQSGELWQINPELRAMVQHRQLNLLRDFSQLGTFDVIFCRNVLIYFDQDTKINIFNRLARLMEADGFLVLGAAETVVGLTDTFKPIPERRGLYRPSGVRAALVMPRSAMAVGY, from the coding sequence GTGACGCCGCCCGACTACGAGTATCTGCGTAAGCTCCTGAAGGACCATTCCGGTCTCGATCTGTCCGCGGACAAGCAATATCTGATCGAGAGCCGCCTGCTGCCGCTGGCCCGCAAATGCGGCCTGTCCGGCATCCCCGACCTGATCGCCAAGATCAGGGCCGGCTCATCGACACACACCGTCCAGGTGGTCGAGGCCATGACCACCAACGAGACGTTCTTCTTCCGCGACAAGGTGCCGTTCGACCATTTCCGCGACACCATCATGCCGGAAGTGCTGAAGGCGCGTGCCGCGCGCCGCAGCGTCCGGATCTGGTGCGCCGCCGGCTCGACCGGCCAGGAGCCCTATTCGCTGGCGATGTGCCTCAAGGAGATGGGTGCTGCGCTTGCGGGATGGCGGGTCGAGATCACAGCGACCGATCTGTCGCAGGAGGTGCTGGAGAAGTCGAAGGCCGGCATCTACAGCCAGTTCGAGGTGCAGCGCGGGCTGCCGATCCAGCTGCTGGTCAAGTATTTCAAGCAGTCGGGAGAACTCTGGCAGATCAATCCCGAGTTGCGCGCGATGGTGCAGCACCGTCAGCTCAATCTGCTGCGCGATTTCTCCCAGCTCGGCACGTTCGATGTGATCTTCTGCCGCAACGTGCTGATCTATTTCGATCAGGACACCAAGATCAACATCTTCAACCGGCTCGCCCGGTTGATGGAGGCCGACGGCTTCCTGGTGCTCGGCGCCGCCGAAACCGTGGTCGGCCTGACCGACACGTTCAAGCCGATTCCCGAGCGGCGTGGCCTGTATCGGCCGAGCGGGGTGCGGGCAGCACTTGTGATGCCGAGGTCTGCCATGGCGGTCGGATATTGA
- a CDS encoding response regulator, with protein MVENGAPRGEIFVVDDDPAVRETLSVVLSTAGYKVICFADGAALLAVARSRTPACILLDVHIPGKSGLDILKELHGEDYPAPIFMISGQGDITMAVSAIKNGALDFIEKPFRGNEIVSRLSEAIDAYTRRQAETSASRIAALHFPGREPLTRREREVLEQFTAGASNKEAGRHLGISPRTIEDHRANIMKKLGARNAADLVRIVMTAQQK; from the coding sequence ATGGTTGAGAATGGCGCTCCTCGCGGGGAAATCTTTGTAGTCGACGACGACCCCGCCGTTCGCGAGACGCTGTCCGTGGTCCTGTCGACCGCCGGCTACAAGGTGATCTGCTTTGCGGACGGCGCCGCGCTGCTCGCGGTGGCGCGCAGCCGGACGCCGGCCTGTATCCTGCTCGACGTGCACATTCCCGGCAAATCCGGCCTCGATATCCTGAAGGAGCTGCACGGCGAGGATTATCCGGCGCCGATCTTCATGATCTCCGGCCAGGGCGATATCACGATGGCGGTCAGCGCCATCAAGAACGGCGCGCTCGATTTCATCGAGAAGCCGTTCCGCGGTAACGAGATCGTCAGTCGCCTCAGTGAGGCGATCGACGCCTATACCAGGCGCCAGGCCGAGACCTCGGCATCGCGCATCGCCGCGCTGCACTTTCCGGGGCGCGAGCCGCTGACCCGCCGCGAACGCGAGGTGCTCGAGCAGTTCACCGCGGGCGCCTCCAACAAGGAGGCCGGGCGTCACCTCGGGATCAGCCCGCGTACGATCGAGGATCACCGCGCCAACATCATGAAGAAGCTCGGCGCGCGCAACGCCGCCGACCTCGTCCGCATCGTGATGACGGCGCAGCAAAAGTAA
- the araD gene encoding L-arabinonate dehydratase, whose protein sequence is MTKKNKTPDQLRSARWFAPDDLRAFGHRSRAMQMGYAPEEWRDRPVIAIINTWSDAQPCHMHFKSRVDDVKRGVLMAGGFPLELPALSLSESLLKPTTMLYRNMLAMDAEELLRGHPVDGVVLMGGCDKTTPGLLLGATSMNLPAIYLPAGPMLRGNWKGRTLGSGSDAWKYWDERRAGKISDKDWVDMEAGIARSYGTCMTMGTASTMTAIAEAIGMTLPGASSIPAADANHIRMSSEAGRRIVEMVWEDLTPQKIQTRSAFENAITVAMAMGCSTNAIIHLIAQARRAGQDISLDDFEVASRKVPVIANVRPSGDLYLMEDFFYAGGLPGLMNRIKQHLHLDCMTVTGKTLGENIAGAEVHNDDVIRTVDNPIYKEGALAVLKGNLAPDGCVIKPSACDPRFLKHTGPALVFDDYPSMKKAVDDLDLDVTADHVLILRNAGPQGGPGMPEWGMLPIPTKLVKQGVRDMVRLSDARMSGTSYGACILHVSPESFIGGPLALVRNGDRITLDVAARTINLDVPEAELAKRRVEWKQPEKRFERGYGWMFTKHIKQANEGCDFDFLETGFGKPVGEPSIY, encoded by the coding sequence ATGACCAAGAAGAACAAGACCCCGGATCAATTGCGCAGCGCGCGCTGGTTTGCGCCCGATGATCTCAGAGCCTTCGGCCACAGATCGCGCGCGATGCAGATGGGCTACGCGCCGGAGGAATGGCGCGACCGGCCGGTGATCGCGATCATCAACACCTGGTCGGATGCGCAGCCCTGCCACATGCACTTCAAGAGCCGGGTCGACGACGTCAAGCGCGGCGTGCTGATGGCCGGCGGCTTTCCGCTGGAGCTACCGGCGCTGTCGCTGTCGGAATCGCTGCTGAAGCCGACCACCATGCTCTACCGCAACATGCTGGCCATGGATGCCGAGGAGCTGCTGCGCGGCCATCCGGTCGACGGCGTGGTGCTGATGGGCGGTTGCGACAAGACCACGCCCGGCCTGCTGCTCGGGGCCACCAGCATGAACCTGCCGGCGATCTATCTGCCGGCCGGGCCGATGCTGCGCGGCAACTGGAAGGGGCGCACGCTCGGCTCGGGCTCGGACGCCTGGAAATACTGGGACGAGCGCCGCGCCGGCAAGATCTCCGACAAGGATTGGGTCGACATGGAAGCCGGCATCGCCCGCAGCTATGGCACCTGCATGACCATGGGCACGGCCTCGACCATGACCGCGATCGCGGAAGCCATCGGCATGACGCTGCCCGGCGCCTCGTCGATCCCCGCGGCCGACGCCAACCATATCCGGATGAGCTCGGAAGCCGGCCGCCGGATCGTCGAGATGGTGTGGGAGGACCTCACGCCGCAGAAGATCCAGACGCGAAGCGCGTTCGAGAATGCGATCACGGTCGCGATGGCGATGGGCTGCTCGACCAACGCCATCATTCACCTGATCGCGCAGGCGCGCCGCGCCGGCCAGGACATTTCTCTCGATGACTTCGAAGTTGCGAGCCGCAAGGTGCCCGTGATCGCCAATGTGCGGCCGAGCGGCGACCTCTATCTGATGGAGGATTTCTTCTATGCCGGCGGGCTGCCCGGCCTGATGAACCGGATCAAGCAGCATCTGCATCTCGACTGCATGACCGTCACGGGCAAAACTCTCGGCGAGAACATCGCAGGCGCGGAGGTCCACAATGACGACGTCATCCGCACCGTCGACAACCCGATCTACAAGGAGGGCGCGCTGGCGGTGCTGAAGGGCAATCTCGCGCCCGACGGCTGCGTCATCAAGCCGTCCGCCTGCGATCCGCGCTTCCTCAAGCATACCGGGCCTGCGCTGGTGTTCGACGACTATCCCTCGATGAAGAAGGCGGTCGATGACCTCGATCTCGACGTCACGGCCGATCACGTGCTGATCCTGCGCAATGCCGGCCCGCAGGGCGGCCCGGGCATGCCGGAATGGGGCATGCTGCCGATCCCGACCAAGCTCGTGAAGCAGGGCGTGCGCGACATGGTGCGGCTGTCGGATGCGCGGATGAGCGGCACCAGCTATGGCGCCTGTATCCTGCACGTCTCGCCGGAATCCTTCATCGGAGGCCCGCTGGCGCTGGTGAGGAACGGCGACCGCATCACGCTCGACGTTGCCGCGCGCACCATCAATCTCGATGTGCCGGAGGCGGAGCTGGCCAAGCGCCGCGTCGAATGGAAGCAGCCGGAAAAGCGCTTCGAGCGCGGCTATGGCTGGATGTTCACGAAGCACATCAAGCAGGCCAATGAGGGCTGCGACTTCGATTTCCTCGAGACCGGTTTTGGCAAGCCGGTCGGAGAGCCGTCGATCTATTAG